A genomic window from Arvicanthis niloticus isolate mArvNil1 chromosome 25, mArvNil1.pat.X, whole genome shotgun sequence includes:
- the LOC143438573 gene encoding epidermal retinol dehydrogenase 2 — translation MSYNVESAKNLLVFLGKSLLTLLEALLFHVISKPRKNVAGEIVLITGAGSGLGRLLALQFARLGSVLVLWDVNKETNEETCQIAREAGATRVHAYTCDCSQREEVYRVADQVKKEVGDVSILINNAGIVTGRKFLDCPDDLMEKSFDVNFKAHLWMYKAFLPAMIANNHGHLVCISSSAGLIGVNGLSDYCASKFAALGFAESIFIETIAEKQKGIKTTIVCPFFIKTGMFEGCTTKCSTLLPILDPEYAVRKIVDAILQEQLYLYMPKFLYFVVFIKSFLPVKTGILLADYLGIFHMTNGFIGQKKKS, via the exons ATGTCTTACAACGTGGAATCAGCGAAAAACTTGCTTGTCTTCTTAGGAAAATCACTGCTGACGCTTTTGGAGGCCCTACTTTTTCATGTCATCTCAAAGCCACGGAAAAATGTTGCTGGTGAGATAGTGCTCATAACAGGTGCTGGGAGTGGACTCGGAAGACTCTTAGCATTGCAGTTTGCCCGACTGGGATCAGTGCTCGTTCTCTGGGATGTGAATAAAGAAACAAACGAGGAGACTTGTCAGATAGCTCGGGAAGCAGGAGCCACCAGAGTGCATGCCTACACCTGTGACTGCAGCCAGAGGGAAGAAGTGTACAGAGTGGCTGACCAG GTTAAGAAAGAAGTTGGTGATGTCTCTATCCTCATCAACAATGCTGGCATTGTAACAGGCAGAAAGTTCCTCGACTGCCCAGATGACCTCATGGAAAAGTCTTTTGATGTCAATTTCAAAGCACATTTATGG ATGTATAAAGCCTTCCTGCCTGCCATGATTGCTAACAACCACGGCCATTTGGTTTGCATTTCAAGTTCAGCTGGATTAATTGGAGTAAATGGGCTGTCAG actATTGTGCAAGTAAATTTGCAGCCCTTGGATTTGCAGAATCTATCTTTATCGAAACAATTGCTGAAAAACAAAAGGGGATCAAAACTACAATTGTGTGTCCATTCTTTATAAAAACTGGAATGTTTGAAGGTTGCACTACTAA gtGTTCTACTCTGTTACCAATTCTGGATCCAGAATATGCAGTTAGGAAAATAGTAGATGCTATTCTGCAGGAGCAGCTATACTTGTATATGCCAAAGTTTTTATACTTCGTGGTGTTCATAAAAAG CTTCTTGCCCGTCAAGACAGGAATACTTCTAGCTGATTACCTGGGAATCTTTCATATGACGAATGGCTTCATTGGCCAAAAGAAGAAATCTTAA